The window TTCTCACGGCAAACACCAATTTCTGCGACGCGATGGGGTATTCGCTGGCGGAATTGACCGGCCAGCATCACCGGATGTTCTGTGAACCTGCCTATGCGGCGTCGCCCGAGTATGACGGCTTCTGGAAGCGTCTGGCCGGGGGCGTTTTTGAGGCGGGCGAGTTCAGGCGGCTCGCGAATGGAGGCCGGCCGATCATCCTGCAGGCGAGCTATAATCCCGTGTTTGATCTTGCCGGGCGTCCGGTGAAAGTGGTCAAGCTCGCCAGCGACATCACCGAGCGGGTTAATGCAAGGACGGCGAGGATTGCTGGCGAGCTGAGCCAGATTGCCAGAGGCACGGCAGAATCCGTAACCATGGCGCGTGAGTCGGAAACGGCTTCCGGGCAGGCGTCAGAGAATGTTCAGGCCATCGCGTCCGGCATTGAGGAACTGTCGGCCTCGTTTGGCGAAATCGGACGGCGCGTCGGCCAAGCGCTCGAAACGTCTCGCCGGGCCGTGGACAGCGCGCGCGAGACACGCACGACGATGTCCGGCCTGTCTGAGTCAGCAAATGCCATCGGGAAGGTTGTCGAGCTGATCAATGCCGTGGCCGAGCAGACCAATCTGCTGGCCCTCAACGCCACCATCGAAGCTGCCCGTGCCGGGGAAGCCGGCAAGGGCTTTGCCGTGGTGGCGTCGGAAGTGAAATCACTGGCCGGTCAGACCGCGCGTGCCATTGGCAGCATTACCGAGCAGATAAACGTTGTGCAGACATCGACCGAAGAGGCCGTCCGGGCGATTGACGATATCAGCAAGGTTATCAGCCAGGTCGACGAGATTTCTTCCAGCATTGCTGCGGCCGTAGAGGAGCAAGGCGCGGTAACAGAGGAAATCAGCCGTAACATGCAGACCGCCGCTGCAAGCGTGGCGCAGGTATCGGCAACGGTGCGGGGGATCGTCCAGTCAAGCGAGTCGATTGACGAATCGACCCGGCGCGTGGGTGATCTGGCAGCTCAGGTCGGCTGAGCCCTGCGCGGCTGGCAGGCCATGAACGCCTAACGCAGCCGCGTCGTCTTTTTCTTCTTTTTTGCCCCTTGGGCCGTCATCACCAGCACGCCGGTAAAGCCAAGGGCAAAGAGCGCGCCGACAACCGCGCCCGCCACCCAGCTTTCCATGAGCAGGGTGAACAGGAGCGCCAGCAGCACCCCTGTCCCGATGGGCAAGACCATCACCCTTAAAGGCGGCAGTTTGCGATTATTCCGTGAGGCCGGTGATGTCACGATAGAAGGTCCATGTCATGCGCTCTGTGGTGATGAAACCCCAGTTCCACGCATCATGGAAGTCGCTTAGCGGATTTTGTTCCTGAATGGCCGCAAGATCATGGCCCTCCTCCACCAGCGCGGCAACGCGCGCGCGGCCCTCGATCAGCATGTCACGGCTGGCGATCAGGTCATTACGGGATGAGAGCGGGCCGTGGCCGGCGATGAAGCGGGTCTCCTCATCGCTAAAGCCGATAATCTCGTCCAGCGCCGCGATATAGCCTTCTACCGAGCCACCGGCATCGAGATCGATGAAGGGGTAGAGGCCCGAAAACAGCAGATCGCCCATATGGATGATGTTCGCACTGGCGATGTTGACGATGATGTCGCCATCGGTGTGCGCATTGGCAAAGTGCAAGACCTCGCCGGTCACGCCGAACTGCATCAGCATCATGGCCTGGCTGACGAAAATGTCCGGCAGGAAGGCCTCATCCAGCGCTTCGGGCGTGCTGCCGGTCAGCTGATTCAGTACAGGGTTGGCGAGGCGCTCGGCGACATTGCGGTGGGCGAGGATGCCGGCTCCCAGAGCGGCGAAATGCGCATTGCCCAGCACGTGATCGCCGTGGAAATGGGTGTTGATGACCAGCGTCGGCGCGCGTCCGCCGCTGGCTTCGCGTACCGCGCTTTCAAGATCATCCAGGAAAGGCGGCATCTGGGTATCGATCATGATCAGGTGATCGCCCGCATCGATAAGCCCCACATTGCCCGCCCGGTCATTGGCGATCATGTAGATGCCGTCTCCAAGATCGGTGGTCTCAAAACTGTTTTCCTGCGCGCAGGCCCCGGCAGTCAGGGCAAGGCTTGCAGCTATGGTGGTGAGGGTTCGCAACATGGGTGTCTCCCTAGGATTTTCCGTAGCATACATGGTTCGGCGCAAACGGGTTCCAAGCTTAACCTCGAATTCACCACAGCGCGCCAGTTTCGGCTGCTGTGATGATCCGCTTCGCCCTCGCCCCTGTTCTGGTTGCTGTGACCGCCGCGCTGTCGGCGGCTGCGCCCGCTTGGGCGCAGGCCTGCGACACACCGTCGGGCCAGCCTGTGCCGCGCTTTGTCACGCTGAGATTTTCTGAAGTGCGCGGGCGTATCGGCCCGTCGACCAGCCATCCGGTGCGCTGGGAGTATCGCCGTCAGGGCCTTCCCGTAGAGATCGTCGCCGAAACTCCCGACTGGCGGCGCGTGCGCGATCCGCAAGGCGAGGAAAGCTGGATGCACCGGCGCACGCTCTCTGGCCGCCGCGCAGTGCATGTGATCGAGGAAACCGGGCTGCACACGCGCCCCGATGTCGAATCGCCGGAGACAGCACGCGCCGAACCCGGCGCGATCCTGTGGCTGGAGCGTTGCCGCTCCGGCTGGTGCCGCCTGGAATCCGATGGAATACGCGGCTGGGTCATAGCCGCTCATCTATGGGGCACCTATGCTTACGAGCAGGCGGCCGCGCCGGACCCTGAGTCTGCTGCCGGGCCGCCCTGTCATGGCGCGCGGTCCGTGGCGCAGGAAGCCGCCGTGCAGGGCGCGGCAGGCCTGTAGGCACGGCACGGCTGCATCGGGGGGAGACACGGGCGCTTTGCCCGGTCTAGATTGCCCGCCAATCAGCAAGCGCCGGTTCGGTGTGAACCGCCTTGAAAATCCCTTCGCCGTTCTGGCGCCAAGGCGCGCCGTTCAGGATGGCTCATCAGGCAGAGACACACATGTCCCAATACCCTTCCAGCTTTAATTATGACGGTCTGATCGAGTGCGGAAAAGGCCAGCTTTTCGGCCCCGGCAACGCCCAGCTTCCCTTGCCGCCCATGCTGATGGCAGACCGCATCACCCACATCTCCGGTGAGGGTGGCAAGTTCGGCAAGGGCCAGGTCGTTGCAGAGCTGGATATCAATCCCGATCTCTGGTTCTTCGCCTGCCATTTCGAGGGCGATCCGGTGATGCCGGGCTGCCTTGGCCTTGATGCGATGTGGCAGCTGGTCGGCTTCTTCCTTGGCTGGTCAGGCGCGCCGGGCAAGGGCCGTGCGCTGGGCGTGGGCGAGGTGAAGTTCACCGGCCAGGTGACCCCGGACGTCAAGAATGTGCGTTACGTGATTGATCTCAAGCGCGTCATCATGCGCAAGCTTGTGCTCGGGCTTGCCGATGGCCATGTCGAGGCGGACGGGAAGGTGATCTACACCGCTTCCGATCTGCGCGTGGGCCTGTTCAAGCCCGAGGACATGAACCAGTCAGGAGCGTCTGCATGAGACGGGTTGTCGTAACCGGAATTGGCATTGTTTCGTCCATCGGGGAAGACAAGGAAAAGGTCGCAGCGGCGCTGAAAGCCGGCAAGTCCGGCGTGATTGCCGCGCCCGAATACACCGAGCTGAACTTCAAGTGCCAGGTCCATGCCCGCCCGCCGGTGAAGGCGGCCGACCATGTCGACAAGCGCGCCATGCGCTTCATGGGTGAGGGTGCGGGCTGGGCCTATATGTCGATGGAGCAGGCCATCGCCGATGCCGGCCTTGAGCCGGGCGATGTGTCCAATCCGCGCACCGGCCTGATCGTCGGTACGGGCGGCCCCTCGACCGAGGCTATTGTCACCGCCGCCGATGTGACGCGCGAGAAGGGTCCGCGCCGCATCGGCCCGTTCGCGGTGCCCAAGGCCATGGCCTCCACCGGCTCGGCAACGCTCGCCACCCCCTTCCAGATCAAGGGGATCAATTATTCGATCAGCTCGGCCTGCACGACTTCGCTGCATTGCATTGGCGCGGCGGCTGAACAGATCCAGTGGGGCAAGCAGGATGTGATGTTCGCCGGTGGCGGCGAGGAGCTGCACTGGTCGCTTTCCAACCTGTTTGACGCCATGGGCGCGATGAGCTCGGCCTATAATGACACGCCGGAGCGCGCCAGCCGCGCCTTTGACAAGGACCGCGACGGCTTCGTCATCGCGGGCGGGGCGGGCATTCTGGTGCTGGAAGAGTATGAGCGGGCGAAAGCACGCGGCGCGAAAATCTATGCCGAGATCGTCGGCTATGGCGCGACATCCGATGGCCATGACATGGTACAGCCCTCCGGCGAAGGCGCGGTGCGCTGCATGCAGAACGCCATTGCCGAGGCGGGCGGGCGCAAAATCGACTATATCAACCCGCACGCCACCTCCACGCCCGTGGGCGACATCAAGGAGATGGGCGCGCTGCGCGATCTGTTTGGGAAAAATGTCCCGGCGCTCTCGGCGACCAAGTCGATGACGGGCCACTCTCTGGGCGCAGCCGGTGTGCAGGAGGCGATCTACTGTCTTTTGATGATGCGCGACGGCTTCATCGCCCCGTCCATCAATATCGACAATCTCGACCCCGAATTTGACGGCCTGCCCATCGTGCGTGAGACGACAAAGGCCGAGATCACCACCGCGCTGTCGAACTCGTTCGGCTTTGGCGGCACCAATGGCACGGTGATCTTCTCGAAGGTGTAGGGGATTTTTATAGTTCCGCAGCCCATCCGGGCTGCGATGTTCCGCGAAAAGTCGCGGGCGCGCGTTCGCGCTTGCGGCGCTGCGCGCCGGGCAGTCCACCTCATTTCGTCATTCCAGAAAGCGCGTCAGCGCTTATCTGGAACCCAGTGCTTCTGGAAAAACTGGGTTCCGGGTCTCTCCTGCGGCTCGCCCGGAATGACGAGGTGTGTGGGTTGCGACCCACCAAGAATCCCACTTTTCCACCGTCATGCTCATCACATTTTCACGTCTGGCGCACACTAGGGGTGGACGTTAGGGTTAGCTTAACCACAATATCTAGATGTTGAGGGCGAGGCGCGATGTGATTCACGCAAGGGGCGCGGCAAATACGCGCCTTGCCGGAATCGGCCGCGCGCCCAACCATAGTCTCAACGCGCCAGACAGAAGGATTTGCATTCGCCATGAGCACCGGCCCCATCATTTCCAGCGACCGCCCCGGCCTGTTGACGCCCAGCTTTGCCTACAAGCCCTTCCGCTATCCGTGGGCCTATGAGTACTGGAAGCGCCAGCAGCAGGTTCACTGGCTGCCTGAAGAGGTGCCGCTGGGCGAGGACTGCAAGGACTGGGCGACCAAGCTCACCGATGGCGAGCGCAATCTGCTCACGCAGATTTTCCGCTTCTTCACGCAGTCTGATGTGGAGGTGGGCGCGAACTACATGGAAAACTACATGCCGCTCTTCAAGCCGGTTGAAGTGCGCATGATGCTGGCCTCCTTCTCCAACATGGAGACGGTCCACATCGCGGCCTATGCGCTGCTGCTGGAAACCATCGGCATGCCCGACACCGAATTCTCCGCCTTCATGGAGTATCAGGAGATGTCGGCCAAGCACGACTATCTCGGCAAGTTCGGGGTGGAGACCGACCGCGACATCCTCACCTCCATGGCGGTGTTTGGCGGTTTCACCGAAGGGCTGCAGCTCTTTGCCAGCTTTGCCATGCTGATGAACTTCCCGCGCTTCAACAAGATGAAGGGGATGGGCCAGATCGTGTCCTGGTCGGTGCGCGATGAATCGCTGCACTGCGAGGGCATGATGAAAATGTTCCATACCTTCGCCGAGGAGACGGGCGCCTATACCCAGTCCGTCAAGGACGACATCATCGATTGCTGCAAGACGGTGGTGAGCCTTGAAGACAAGTTCATCGAGCTGGCCTTCGAGGCCGGCGAGGTGGAAGGCATGACGCCGGACGATATCAAGGCCTATATCCGCTATATCGCCGACTGGCGCCTGCAGCAACTCAAGCTCCCGCCCGTCTATGGCGCGAAGGAGCACCCGCTGCCCTGGCTCACCGAGATACTCAACGGGGTGGAGCACGCCAACTTCTTCGAGGCGCGCGCCACCGAGTACTCCAAGGGCGCGACCAAGGGCGACTGGCACGGCGATGAAGGCGTGTGGTCGAACTTTGACAACTGGGTCTCCAAAAAGCGCACCCTGCCAACACAGGCCGAACTCGCGGAGTAGGGGCTACGGCCCATCCGGGAATGAGAAAGGGGCGGGGCAACCCGCCCCTTTTTTCTTGTTGTTGTCGGGTGAGTTTGAAAAACCGGATAAAGTTTGTTGAAGCAGGTTGCGCTAACCCCTGCACATTCCTAAGTGCATTGGTACGGCGTTCGCGCCGTGGTTTCGTTCCAGAAGCCCGTCCGCTTGGCGGCGAGCTTCGCAGGAGCGCTTCGCGTTAGTTGGTCCGGGCACCATGTGACCGTGTCGATCGGGGCGAGCGTTGATCTGCGGGCCAATGCTGCAATGGGGACTAATGCCCTAAGCGAAGAAGAGGAGTAAGGGCTATGGGTTTTTCTTACGAACGGCGCCACGAGGCCGGACGGCGGGGTCGCGCCAACACACGTTCTTGTTTTGTTCTGCCAAATTGGGCGGGGCTGGCTCGAGCAGCGGCGGGACATTTGGCTACGGTCGCTCTGAGGGCTTGCCCTTGGCTTCGCGCCGTGGTTGATTTCCAGAAGCCCGTCCGCTTGGCGGCGAGCTTCGCAGGAGCGCTTCGCGTTAGTTGGTCCGGGCACCATGTGACCGTGTCGATCGGGGCGAGCGCTTGAGCCTTGACGGAAGGGGCCGCTGAACTCCTCACCCCTTCCGGTACAAGATGAACGCGCTCCAGAAAAACTTCTCAACAAAAGCTCTCGCAGACTGCTACTCGCGAAACAGATCTAAGTTTCGTAAGGCAGGCTCCGCAGGAATTGACGGCGTCGGCCTGATCGATTTCGATGACGAACTTACCGAAAACATAGCAGACCTATCAAAGCAGATCATTTCAGGCGCCTATGTGCATAAGTCTCTGAAGGCATTTGCGTTTTTGAAGTCGAACGGCAAGGTTCGTTGGATTTGCGTTCCAACTATTCGGGACCGGCTTGTGCAGAGAAGAGTCGCAGAAGTCATTCTTCAGGGCGCCCACAGCAAGATTAGAACGGAGTTCGGCTTTGGCGCCCTCAAAAGGGAGGGGGCCGAGGCAGAGCGCACGGCGACCAAGGTTGCTTTAGCCCTACGACAAGAGAGCCCGTGGGTTGTAAAGTCTGATATATCAGCATTTTTTGACGAGTTGCGCCGGGATTCTGTAAAGGCTGCGTACCGAAACGTATGCAGACAGCGCTCATTGTACGCCCTTATCGATCAGGTGATCGATGTAGAGGCCGTGCCGCGTCCGGGAACTCCGCATAAGATGAATGAGTCCGGGATTACGCGTGGCCGCGGGCTTCGCCAAGGAATGCCTTTGTCGCCATTACTAGCTCACATCTCACTGGTAGCACTTGATAACTTCCTAGAAAGTCGCGGCATCAAGTTTGTGCGTTATGTGGACGATCTGGTCTTTTTTGGCGTTTCCAAAGATGAGGCGGTGCGGGCATTTGAAGTTGCTAAGAGCTGGCTTTCGGAAAGACATCTAGAGCTTCCAAATATACGGGAAGGGAAAACAGAGATATGCAAACCAAGTCAACATGTTGAATTTCTTGGAATAGATATATACAAAGCAAAAAACATCTATAGAATGCGAATTCCCAGTTCGAAATTTGATAGATTAGACGGCCGATTTTCTGAAAAGTCGTTCTTAAATCTTGAAAATCCAGCGCACGGCGAGGTTTTGTCTGCGCTCAGATTTGTATCCTCCGCGCGCAAGTCATATTCTGGTGTTTATCGCTTTCTTGATAACTGGCCTGCGTTCGAAAACAAGATCAGAGACTACGAACGACGATCCATTAGGATAATCTCTAAACGTTTGTCCGACATTAGTACGAAGAGGGGAGGGCTATCTCCGGAAGTGCTTCGAGCTTTCGGTGTCGCCCCTTAAAGGGGAGACGACAAACCCACCCCTCCCCCTCCCTCCCGCACAGTGCTAAACCTTGCCTTTCGGGATCAAGCGGAAGGGTGAGCGGCGCGTGATGGAGATACTGGCCCCATTGCTGGGTGGACTTGGCCTGTTCATGCTCGGCATGGCGCTGATGACGGACGGGCTGAAAACCGCCGCTGGCGATGCGCTCAAATCCATTCTCGGCGCATGGACACGCACCCGCGCGCGCGGCCTCGTCGCAGGCGCGTTCATCACGGCAGCAGTGCAGTCCTCCAGCGCAGTGACGGTCGCCACGATCGGGTTTGTCAACGCTGGCCTGTTGACGCTGGGTCAGGCGATCTGGGTGGTGTTCGGCGCCAATGTCGGCACCACGATGACGGGCTGGCTGGTCTCGCAAGTGGGCCTGAAGCTGGACTGGGGCGCGCTCGCCCTGCCGCTGATCGGACTGGGCATGATTGCGGGGCTGGCGCTGAAATCCCGCCCCAGGCTTGGCGGCGCGGCGCAGGCGGTTGCGGGCTTTGGTCTCTTCTTTCTGGGCGTCGGGCTGTTGCAGCAGGCCTTTTCCGGCCTCACCCCGCAGATTGCCGCTCTTGATCTGGAAGGGGCGGGAATGTTTGCCATCCCGCTCTTCATTCTGGTCGGCGCGCTGCTGACCACGCTCACCCAGTCCTCCAGCGCCGCCATGGCCATCACCCTGTCGGCGAGCGCAGGCGGCGCTGTGCCGCTATCGCTGGCCGCCGCGGCCGTGATAGGGGCCAATATCGGCACTACCTCGACCGCGCTTCTCGCCTCGATAGGGGCAACGCCCGCCGCCCGCCGCGTGGCGATGGCGCACGTGGCGTTTAACGCGGTAACGGCCATCGGCGCGCTGGCCTTGCTGCCGCTCTTGTTGTGGGCGTCAGAAGGCGTACTGGACGGCGCGCATCTGGTCGATGACACGCCCGGCCGGCTGGCCGCCTTTCACACGATTTTCAACCTGCTGGGCGTTCTCCTGATCCTGCCGCTCGCCCCGCGCCTGACGCGCTGGCTGGCGGGTCTGTTCAGCACGCCTGATGAAGCCGTGTCGCGCCCGGAATATCTGGATTCCAACCTGTTGCAGACGCCGTCCCTGGCGGTGCGCTCGCTGGCGCTGGAATGCTGGCGGCTCCATACGCTCGCGCTGGATCTGGCCTCTGCGTATCTGGGCGAATCCGGTAGGCGCACTACCGCGCCCGATCACCGGCGCGAAGCGCTGTCCGAACTGGCAGGCGCCATCCGGGATTTTATCGATCAGCTGACGCAAGTGAGCCTGCCGCCCGAAAGCGGCAAGGCGCTGGCCGACCTTGTCCGCGTCATCCAGCATACCGAGGAATTGCTGCAGGCCAGTGCGCAGCTGCAGGCCCTGCCTGCTCCCCGGACCGGACCTGCCCTGAAACCGGCCTGGGACGGGATGGATGCTGAGGTGCGCGCCAGCCTGTCCATAGCGGCAGACCGCGAGACCTTCACCGACACGGCCGCCCAGACCGAAAAGGCATTCCAGTCGTTGAAAAAGACGCTGCTGGCGGCGCTGGCCGAGGGTTCGGCGGGGCTGGGCCCGGTCGATACCGGCCTTGTCCGCGCGCAGGTCTTGCGGCGTATCGCCCTGTCGGCACGCGATGGGCGCCAGCGGCTGGGTGACTGGCTCAATGGCGGCGAGCCGGAAGCCGTCGAGCCGGATTGAT is drawn from Glycocaulis alkaliphilus and contains these coding sequences:
- a CDS encoding methyl-accepting chemotaxis protein, with product MFARSNGDERVLKALQASYAVIEFKPDGTIVKANDNFLGALGYRLEEIAGRHHSMFVEPAEAASADYAAFWQALRAGKHQAAEFERVRKDGSKIWIEASYNPVLDQKGEVERIVKLALDVTDKRLARFDYESQIAAINKSLAVIEFDLSGHILTANTNFCDAMGYSLAELTGQHHRMFCEPAYAASPEYDGFWKRLAGGVFEAGEFRRLANGGRPIILQASYNPVFDLAGRPVKVVKLASDITERVNARTARIAGELSQIARGTAESVTMARESETASGQASENVQAIASGIEELSASFGEIGRRVGQALETSRRAVDSARETRTTMSGLSESANAIGKVVELINAVAEQTNLLALNATIEAARAGEAGKGFAVVASEVKSLAGQTARAIGSITEQINVVQTSTEEAVRAIDDISKVISQVDEISSSIAAAVEEQGAVTEEISRNMQTAAASVAQVSATVRGIVQSSESIDESTRRVGDLAAQVG
- a CDS encoding MBL fold metallo-hydrolase yields the protein MLRTLTTIAASLALTAGACAQENSFETTDLGDGIYMIANDRAGNVGLIDAGDHLIMIDTQMPPFLDDLESAVREASGGRAPTLVINTHFHGDHVLGNAHFAALGAGILAHRNVAERLANPVLNQLTGSTPEALDEAFLPDIFVSQAMMLMQFGVTGEVLHFANAHTDGDIIVNIASANIIHMGDLLFSGLYPFIDLDAGGSVEGYIAALDEIIGFSDEETRFIAGHGPLSSRNDLIASRDMLIEGRARVAALVEEGHDLAAIQEQNPLSDFHDAWNWGFITTERMTWTFYRDITGLTE
- a CDS encoding SH3 domain-containing protein, whose amino-acid sequence is MIRFALAPVLVAVTAALSAAAPAWAQACDTPSGQPVPRFVTLRFSEVRGRIGPSTSHPVRWEYRRQGLPVEIVAETPDWRRVRDPQGEESWMHRRTLSGRRAVHVIEETGLHTRPDVESPETARAEPGAILWLERCRSGWCRLESDGIRGWVIAAHLWGTYAYEQAAAPDPESAAGPPCHGARSVAQEAAVQGAAGL
- the fabA gene encoding 3-hydroxyacyl-[acyl-carrier-protein] dehydratase FabA, whose product is MSQYPSSFNYDGLIECGKGQLFGPGNAQLPLPPMLMADRITHISGEGGKFGKGQVVAELDINPDLWFFACHFEGDPVMPGCLGLDAMWQLVGFFLGWSGAPGKGRALGVGEVKFTGQVTPDVKNVRYVIDLKRVIMRKLVLGLADGHVEADGKVIYTASDLRVGLFKPEDMNQSGASA
- the fabB gene encoding beta-ketoacyl-ACP synthase I produces the protein MRRVVVTGIGIVSSIGEDKEKVAAALKAGKSGVIAAPEYTELNFKCQVHARPPVKAADHVDKRAMRFMGEGAGWAYMSMEQAIADAGLEPGDVSNPRTGLIVGTGGPSTEAIVTAADVTREKGPRRIGPFAVPKAMASTGSATLATPFQIKGINYSISSACTTSLHCIGAAAEQIQWGKQDVMFAGGGEELHWSLSNLFDAMGAMSSAYNDTPERASRAFDKDRDGFVIAGGAGILVLEEYERAKARGAKIYAEIVGYGATSDGHDMVQPSGEGAVRCMQNAIAEAGGRKIDYINPHATSTPVGDIKEMGALRDLFGKNVPALSATKSMTGHSLGAAGVQEAIYCLLMMRDGFIAPSINIDNLDPEFDGLPIVRETTKAEITTALSNSFGFGGTNGTVIFSKV
- a CDS encoding ribonucleotide-diphosphate reductase subunit beta, with the translated sequence MSTGPIISSDRPGLLTPSFAYKPFRYPWAYEYWKRQQQVHWLPEEVPLGEDCKDWATKLTDGERNLLTQIFRFFTQSDVEVGANYMENYMPLFKPVEVRMMLASFSNMETVHIAAYALLLETIGMPDTEFSAFMEYQEMSAKHDYLGKFGVETDRDILTSMAVFGGFTEGLQLFASFAMLMNFPRFNKMKGMGQIVSWSVRDESLHCEGMMKMFHTFAEETGAYTQSVKDDIIDCCKTVVSLEDKFIELAFEAGEVEGMTPDDIKAYIRYIADWRLQQLKLPPVYGAKEHPLPWLTEILNGVEHANFFEARATEYSKGATKGDWHGDEGVWSNFDNWVSKKRTLPTQAELAE
- a CDS encoding reverse transcriptase domain-containing protein — its product is MNALQKNFSTKALADCYSRNRSKFRKAGSAGIDGVGLIDFDDELTENIADLSKQIISGAYVHKSLKAFAFLKSNGKVRWICVPTIRDRLVQRRVAEVILQGAHSKIRTEFGFGALKREGAEAERTATKVALALRQESPWVVKSDISAFFDELRRDSVKAAYRNVCRQRSLYALIDQVIDVEAVPRPGTPHKMNESGITRGRGLRQGMPLSPLLAHISLVALDNFLESRGIKFVRYVDDLVFFGVSKDEAVRAFEVAKSWLSERHLELPNIREGKTEICKPSQHVEFLGIDIYKAKNIYRMRIPSSKFDRLDGRFSEKSFLNLENPAHGEVLSALRFVSSARKSYSGVYRFLDNWPAFENKIRDYERRSIRIISKRLSDISTKRGGLSPEVLRAFGVAP
- a CDS encoding Na/Pi cotransporter family protein, producing the protein MEILAPLLGGLGLFMLGMALMTDGLKTAAGDALKSILGAWTRTRARGLVAGAFITAAVQSSSAVTVATIGFVNAGLLTLGQAIWVVFGANVGTTMTGWLVSQVGLKLDWGALALPLIGLGMIAGLALKSRPRLGGAAQAVAGFGLFFLGVGLLQQAFSGLTPQIAALDLEGAGMFAIPLFILVGALLTTLTQSSSAAMAITLSASAGGAVPLSLAAAAVIGANIGTTSTALLASIGATPAARRVAMAHVAFNAVTAIGALALLPLLLWASEGVLDGAHLVDDTPGRLAAFHTIFNLLGVLLILPLAPRLTRWLAGLFSTPDEAVSRPEYLDSNLLQTPSLAVRSLALECWRLHTLALDLASAYLGESGRRTTAPDHRREALSELAGAIRDFIDQLTQVSLPPESGKALADLVRVIQHTEELLQASAQLQALPAPRTGPALKPAWDGMDAEVRASLSIAADRETFTDTAAQTEKAFQSLKKTLLAALAEGSAGLGPVDTGLVRAQVLRRIALSARDGRQRLGDWLNGGEPEAVEPD